CCATTGAGCATGTTCTTCGACATCGACCGTCTCCCTCAGCCCGCGACTTCTTGTGGACCGGCGCGGAGAACACGGCACGGTCGTCGTTAGGCCGCAGGCACCCTATTTCTCATAATGCTGTACGTCAATTTATATTGTGATAGGCTGTTTGCAGCGAAAATGCGGGCTCGACTCCGACGGCCGCAACGTTGCGTGCTACTGTCGCGGCATCGAGTCATGACGGATCTGCCAGAGGGGGCCTTGTCCTTGAGATCGCGCACCAAGCCCAGCACAAGCGAAAAGCCCGCGAGCCCGCGCAAGGCCGCAATTGCCAAGCTAGTCCCTGTCCCCAAAGCCGATGGCAACGATGAATCCGACGACAAGCAGCGCGGCGGCGGCGTCCAGTCGCTGGGGCGCGCCTTCTCGATCCTCGAACAAGTCGCGCGCCATCGCGAGGGCATTGGGCTTGCGGAACTGAGCAAGCTGGTCGGCCTGCACAACTCGACCACCTTTCATCTGGCCAAGACGCTGGTCTCGCTCGGCTACCTCCGCCAGGAGAAAGACAACAAGCGCTACCGCATCGGCCGTCCCCTGTTCGCCCTTGCAGCGAGCGCGCTCGACGAGATCGAGATGGTCAATGTCGCTACCCCTGTGCTGGAAGAGCTGTCGCGCCAGACCAGCGAAAGCAGCCATTTTGCCGTGCGGATGGGCGATGCCGTGATCGTCATCGCCCGCACCAGCGGACCCGGCGCGTTCCAGCTGACCGACCGCGTCGGCGTGGTGCGTCCGGCCCATTGCACTGCGCTCGGCAAGATCATTCTGGCGTCGCTGCGGCCCGATCAGCTCAAGCGGTTCCTCGATCGCGCGGAGCTGAAACCGTCGACGCCGAAATCCATCACCGATGCCGGCGTGCTGATGCGCGAGATTGCCGAGGTGCAGCGCACCGGCGTCGCCTTCGACGACGGCGAGTTCAATCCGGAAGTGCGCTGCGTCGCCGTCCCCGTGACCGATTTCACCGGACAGGTGATCGGCGCGCTCGGCATTTCCGGGCCGATCTGGCGGCTGTCCAACCAGGCGCTGCATGCCGGCGCGCAAATCGTGCAGGCCGCCGCCGACGGCCTCTCGGCCGAATTCGGCGCCAAGGACCGGGCGCACAAGGCGTTCCAGCAGAAAGTCTAGGGACGCGCATGAGCGTCGAATTTGCCGGTTGACACCGGCAATGGCGTTCGGGATTATCCTCCCGCATTAAAAAAACATCTCTCACAATATCGGATGTCCGATTTGGAAGAGGGACACGATGCACCGGGAGGAGACAGACATGATCCGCTACCCGCGACGGACGGTGTTACGGGCGGGCGCAGCCTTGGTCGGCGCGTCCGCATTGGGATTTCCCGCAATTGTGAGAGCGCAGGCCGAGAAGATCCGGATCGGCCATCTAACGCCGCTGACCGGCTTTCTCGGCGTGATCGGCGGCTACGCGCAGTTGGGCGTGAAGCTCGCGGCGGAGGAGATCAACGCATCCGGCGGCATCGTGGGCAAGCAGATCGACCTCATCTCGGAGGACTCGATCAACCCGGCAACCGCATCGACCAAGGCGCAGCGCATGCTGGAGCAGGATGGTGCCGTGGTGCTGCTCGGCGAAATCTCCTCGGCCTCCTCGCTCACCATCATGCAGGTTGCCGAGCGCAACAAGAAGGTGTTCTTCTCGACCGGCGCGCGCTCGGACGCGCTGCGCGGCAAGAACTGCAACAAATACTCCTTCCATTGCGACATCCCCAACACCGTGATGGTGAACGCGGTCGGCACCGCGCTGTCGCAGAAGGGCATGGTGAAGGGCAAGAAGTTCTTCACGCTGACGGCCGACTACATTTTTGGTCATGACCTCCTGAAGGCGGCCAAGGGCTTCTTCGGCACGCATGAGGCCAATCTGATCGGCGACGAGTTGATCGCAACCGATGTCACCGACTTCAGCCCGTACCTGCTCAAGGTGCGGCAGGCAAAACCCGACGTCGTCTGCTGCAACCTCGCCGGCAACCAGGTGACCAACCTCGTCAAGCAATATGCCGAGTTCGGCCTGCCCTATCCGCTGGTCGGGTTCAATCTCAACACCGGCGATGCCTGGGCCGCCGGCGCCGGCAATCTCAGCGGCACCTGGCCGACGGTCTGGTATCACACGCTGAACAACCCGGCCTCGCAGGCCTTCGTCGCGGCATTCACCAAGAAATACGGCAAGCCGCCGGAAAACCACGCCTGGATCGAATATGTGACGCTCAAGCTGCTGGCGGAGGCGGTCAACACCACGAAGTCGACCGACAGCGGCGAGCTGATCGCCTATTTCGAGAAGCAGACCCAGTTTGACATCATGAAAGCGCGCAAGGCCTATTTCCGCAGCTGGGATCACCAGCTGGTGCAGGAGGCCTATCCGTTCACCGTCAAGCCCAAGGACCAAATGAAGGATCAATGGGACATGCTGGTGCTGGGCGATGCGGTGCCGGCGGCGAACGATCAGCTGGAGACGATCTATCCGACCAGGGAACAGAATCCCTGCGAGATGAAGGCTTGAAGCGTCCCACGCGCTGCAAGGACGCAACATGCAGTTCGAGTTCTTGCTGGAACAGGTGGTGAATGGCCTCGTGCTCGGAGGCTATTACCTTCTCATCGCGCTCGGCCTGTCGCTGATCTTCTCCGTCGGCGGCATCGTCAATCTCGCGCACGGCGCCTTCTACGCGCTCGGCGCCTATGTCTGCGTCGAGCTGACGAAACGCCTCGGCTTCGGCGCTTCCGTAGTCGTCTCGCCGTTTGCGGTCGCCCTGCTCGGAATCCTCTTCGAACGCTTCATCCTGCGGCGCTTCTACACCGCCGATCCGATCCTGAGCCTGCTCGTGACCTTCGGGCTTGCGATGGTCGCGGAACAAGCGATCCGCATGATCTGGGGTGCAGCGCCTGTCTCGACCGAGATCCCGCAAAGCTTCCGTGGCTCGGTGATCGTCGGCGACTTCCTGTTCTCGCGCTATCGTCTGCTCATCCTCGCCGTCGTGGCGGCGATCCTGCTCGGCATCTGGATGCTGCTGCAAAAGACCTCGTTCGGTCGCGTGGTGCGCGCCGGCATCCAGCGCCCGGACATGGTCGCGGCGCTCGGCATCCGCCTGCAGCCCTACATGACCGCGATCGTGATGCTCGGCGTCGGCATGGCCGCACTCGGCGGCGCCTTCTTCGCGCCGATCACGACCGTGCATCCCGCAATGGGCGCCGAGATCATGACGGTCGCCTTCGTCGTGGTCGTGATCGGCGGCCTCGGCAGTTTCTGGGGCGTCGTCATCGCCGCCCTGCTCGTCGGCGTGGTGCGCGGCATCGCCATTCACTTTGCGCCTGCCGCAGGTGAGGCCTCGATCTACATCCTGATGTTCCTGGTGCTGCTGGTGCGGCCGCGCGGCCTGCTCGGCGAACGCATCGAGAAGTTCGAATGAGCCGCATGTCTGCCATCGACAGGCTGAGGCCGCTGCTGATCGCGACTGTTGCGGTCGTCGCGCTGCCTTTCCTGCTCAGGGCCTTCGGCCTGTCGCTGAACACCGGCACCTGGATCGTCGCCCTCGCGATCGCGACCATGGGGCTCAACCTCTGCATCGGCTATACCGGCCTCGTCTCGTTCGGCCACAGCGCCTGGTTCGGCATCGGCGCCTATGCCGCCGGGCTGATCCAGCTCCGCCTCGCCTCCAGCGAGATTTGGCTGCCGCTGCTCGGATCGATGGGGGTCGTCGCGATTGCCTCCACTGGCATCGGCATGCTGATCCTGCGCCGGCGCGGCGTGTACTTCTCGCTGCTGACACTGGCGCTCGCCGCCCTCACCTACACCACCGCCTTCCGCTGGACGAGCCTCACCGGCGGCGAGGACGGGCTCGGCGGACTGAAGCGCGGCGCTATCGGACCAGTCGATCTCGACAACGCGCTCAATTATTATGTGGTGGTCGCGATGATCGGGCTCGCCACACTCTATGTGCTGATGCGCCTGGTACGCTCGCCGTTCGGGCATGTGCTGGTCGCGATCCGCGAGAACCAGCTGCGCGCCAGCTTTCAGGGCTATCCGGTCGAGCGCTACAAGCTCGCGGTGTTCGTGATCTCCGCCGTCGTCACCGGCCTTGCCGGTGCGCTGATCGGCTTCCTGAACTATCTCGTCTCCGCCGAGGCCGTCTCGGTGCCGTTCGCCGGAGAGCTCCTGGCGATGGTCGTCATCGGCGGCATGCACAGCCTGCTCGGCCCCGCGCTCGGCGCGCTGTTCTTCATCCTGTTCCGCGAGCTGTTCTCGATCTGGACATCGGACTGGCTGTTCTGGTTCGGCCTCACCTTCGTGGCCTTCGTGATGTATTCCCCCGGCGGCCTCGTCGGCATCGGCGCGCTGATCATGCGGCGCTTGCGGCCGCCCGCGGAAGAGTCGGCCGCGATGAGCCGGCGCAAGATCTATGAGGGCCTGCCGCTGCCCGATTTCCTCCGGCCCGAAGCGCTGACGGGCACGGTATTGGAGGTCAATGGCGTCTCCCGGAAGTTCGGCGGCATCCGCGCGGTCGAGAATGCCAGCATCACCGTCGCCGCCGGCGACATCCACGCGCTGATCGGACCGAACGGCGCCGGCAAGACCACGCTGTTCAACCTCGTCTCCGGCCTTTACGCGCCCGACCAGGGCACGATCCGTCTCCAGGGCCGCGACATCGCCGGCGTGCCGGCGAACGCGATCTGCCACCAGGGGCTGGCGCGCTCGTTCCAGATCACCAATCTGTTTCGCGGGCTGACGATCTACGAGAACCTCCGCCTCTCGCTGCAGGCGCGGCGGCCGATGCGCTTCAACATCTGGAACGACATCGACGCTTACCCGCAGATTCACGCCGAGACTGCCGCATTGACGAAATTTCTCGGCCTCGAAGGCATCGAGGAGATCGAAGGCGGCGAGCTCTCCTATGGCGGGCAGCGGCTGGTCGATCTCGGCATCGCACTCGGCAGTAAGCCGCAGGTGCTGCTGCTCGACGAGCCGCTCGCAGGGCTCGCCGCGACTGAGCGCGAACGAGTCTCCAACCTCGTCAAGAACATCGCGGCGAACATTCCCGTGCTGATCGTCGAGCACGACATCGACCGCGTACTCGGCTTCTCCCAGGTCGTGACCGTCATGAACCAGGGCGAGGTCCTGATGTCCGACTGCCCCAGGGCGGTGCGGGCCGACCTGCGCGTGCAGGAGATCTACACCGGCAAGGGCATTCCCGCCGTCGAGCACCGACGCAGCATCGAGGTTTCAGGCGAGACCAGGACAGTGCTGCGTCTCGACGGCGTCAATACGTTCTACGGCAAGAGCCATATCCTCAATGACGCCGCGCTCGACGTGCGCGAGGGTGAGATCGTTGCGCTGCTGGGCCGCAACGGCGCCGGCAAGTCGACGCTACTCAAATCCATCGCCGGC
This genomic stretch from Bradyrhizobium sp. CCGB12 harbors:
- a CDS encoding IclR family transcriptional regulator translates to MTDLPEGALSLRSRTKPSTSEKPASPRKAAIAKLVPVPKADGNDESDDKQRGGGVQSLGRAFSILEQVARHREGIGLAELSKLVGLHNSTTFHLAKTLVSLGYLRQEKDNKRYRIGRPLFALAASALDEIEMVNVATPVLEELSRQTSESSHFAVRMGDAVIVIARTSGPGAFQLTDRVGVVRPAHCTALGKIILASLRPDQLKRFLDRAELKPSTPKSITDAGVLMREIAEVQRTGVAFDDGEFNPEVRCVAVPVTDFTGQVIGALGISGPIWRLSNQALHAGAQIVQAAADGLSAEFGAKDRAHKAFQQKV
- a CDS encoding ABC transporter substrate-binding protein — its product is MIRYPRRTVLRAGAALVGASALGFPAIVRAQAEKIRIGHLTPLTGFLGVIGGYAQLGVKLAAEEINASGGIVGKQIDLISEDSINPATASTKAQRMLEQDGAVVLLGEISSASSLTIMQVAERNKKVFFSTGARSDALRGKNCNKYSFHCDIPNTVMVNAVGTALSQKGMVKGKKFFTLTADYIFGHDLLKAAKGFFGTHEANLIGDELIATDVTDFSPYLLKVRQAKPDVVCCNLAGNQVTNLVKQYAEFGLPYPLVGFNLNTGDAWAAGAGNLSGTWPTVWYHTLNNPASQAFVAAFTKKYGKPPENHAWIEYVTLKLLAEAVNTTKSTDSGELIAYFEKQTQFDIMKARKAYFRSWDHQLVQEAYPFTVKPKDQMKDQWDMLVLGDAVPAANDQLETIYPTREQNPCEMKA
- a CDS encoding branched-chain amino acid ABC transporter permease produces the protein MQFEFLLEQVVNGLVLGGYYLLIALGLSLIFSVGGIVNLAHGAFYALGAYVCVELTKRLGFGASVVVSPFAVALLGILFERFILRRFYTADPILSLLVTFGLAMVAEQAIRMIWGAAPVSTEIPQSFRGSVIVGDFLFSRYRLLILAVVAAILLGIWMLLQKTSFGRVVRAGIQRPDMVAALGIRLQPYMTAIVMLGVGMAALGGAFFAPITTVHPAMGAEIMTVAFVVVVIGGLGSFWGVVIAALLVGVVRGIAIHFAPAAGEASIYILMFLVLLVRPRGLLGERIEKFE
- a CDS encoding branched-chain amino acid ABC transporter ATP-binding protein/permease, with translation MSRMSAIDRLRPLLIATVAVVALPFLLRAFGLSLNTGTWIVALAIATMGLNLCIGYTGLVSFGHSAWFGIGAYAAGLIQLRLASSEIWLPLLGSMGVVAIASTGIGMLILRRRGVYFSLLTLALAALTYTTAFRWTSLTGGEDGLGGLKRGAIGPVDLDNALNYYVVVAMIGLATLYVLMRLVRSPFGHVLVAIRENQLRASFQGYPVERYKLAVFVISAVVTGLAGALIGFLNYLVSAEAVSVPFAGELLAMVVIGGMHSLLGPALGALFFILFRELFSIWTSDWLFWFGLTFVAFVMYSPGGLVGIGALIMRRLRPPAEESAAMSRRKIYEGLPLPDFLRPEALTGTVLEVNGVSRKFGGIRAVENASITVAAGDIHALIGPNGAGKTTLFNLVSGLYAPDQGTIRLQGRDIAGVPANAICHQGLARSFQITNLFRGLTIYENLRLSLQARRPMRFNIWNDIDAYPQIHAETAALTKFLGLEGIEEIEGGELSYGGQRLVDLGIALGSKPQVLLLDEPLAGLAATERERVSNLVKNIAANIPVLIVEHDIDRVLGFSQVVTVMNQGEVLMSDCPRAVRADLRVQEIYTGKGIPAVEHRRSIEVSGETRTVLRLDGVNTFYGKSHILNDAALDVREGEIVALLGRNGAGKSTLLKSIAGLVPAASGTIEYLGTDLARLPAPDIARRGVGYVPQGRGLFAGMTVRENLALGRLARKTDGSDGVVWDEEQILHYFPRLKERMNIAADYLSGGEQQMVAVARAMSGNVRLLLLDEPFEGLAPAVTLELFGVFDQLREKMSIVIVEHNLDLVLALADRVFALERGAVFHQGPAAPLLDDLGYRKQILWL